In Rhodococcus sp. OK302, one genomic interval encodes:
- a CDS encoding acyl-CoA thioesterase, giving the protein MRAFGGQVAAQALTAAGNTVPPENLAHSLHGYFLSAGNPTKPIVYEVERLRDGRSYRSRHVTARQDGEPIFALSASFKLPEDGENRQMVMPEVPPPEDLPDPYEHWANERPDEYQASTTARVMSLRFVPQLRVSDHRAVPGLSEQAVWIKPAQVLPDNQLLHVCALTYGSDITLASTASLDIQPHRSMLKGRSRAIVTSLDHAVWIHRPFRADDWMLFSQNSPSSSDGRGLSTGNFWSRNGDLVATVVQESLLRRID; this is encoded by the coding sequence ATGAGGGCGTTCGGCGGACAGGTGGCGGCTCAGGCTCTGACCGCCGCGGGTAACACCGTTCCGCCGGAAAATCTCGCGCATTCTCTGCACGGCTACTTCCTCAGCGCGGGCAATCCCACCAAACCCATCGTCTACGAGGTGGAACGGCTCCGCGACGGGCGGTCCTATCGTTCCCGGCACGTCACTGCCCGGCAGGACGGCGAACCGATCTTTGCGCTGTCCGCCTCATTCAAACTGCCCGAAGACGGTGAAAACCGGCAGATGGTGATGCCCGAAGTGCCGCCGCCCGAGGATCTTCCGGATCCGTACGAACACTGGGCGAACGAGCGGCCCGACGAGTACCAGGCGTCCACGACCGCTCGGGTGATGTCTTTGCGGTTCGTTCCACAACTGCGAGTGTCGGATCACCGTGCGGTACCGGGACTTTCGGAGCAGGCCGTCTGGATCAAACCCGCTCAGGTATTGCCTGACAACCAGCTTCTCCACGTTTGTGCGCTCACCTACGGTTCCGACATCACACTGGCATCGACGGCGTCACTGGACATTCAACCGCACCGTTCGATGCTCAAAGGTCGATCTCGGGCGATCGTGACGTCACTCGATCACGCAGTGTGGATTCATCGCCCGTTCCGCGCCGACGACTGGATGCTGTTCTCCCAGAACAGTCCGTCGTCGAGCGATGGCCGTGGTCTCTCGACGGGAAACTTCTGGAGCCGAAACGGCGATTTGGTAGCAACCGTCGTTCAAGAATCACTACTCCGCCGGATCGACTAG
- a CDS encoding acyl-CoA synthetase, whose translation MYLTQFLHRALQQSPDSSMTVFENRIHSVREGIDRVARLAAGLRGLGVRSGDRVAVLALNSDRTHELFLACWWIGAVPNPVNVRWSAAEISYALADAEPVAMMIDQNFLEIVAGLDDLPTLVYSGTGAIPPRMTAYESLIEKSEPVPDTRTGDDALALLLYTGGTTGFPKGVMISHRSLMTSTLGNLASGRTVVNGSSNLNTNPMFHLAGIVGWMTQNVLGGTQVFLPTFTPDSFLRAVDTYRPSVVALVPTMLQMLVSQKDTSDYDLSSVQIVRYGASPISPSLLERAMALFPGSGFSQGYGMTETAHISMLGTQEHTTGGDLLRSAGRALPHCEIRIVDQDGAEVAPGQIGEVATRGDHVMLGYWKRPAETDEVLRDGWMHTGDAGYLDERGYLFIVDRIKDMIVTGGENVYSTEVENALAKHADVATCSVIGVPDPEWGERVHAFVVLQPGTETTAETLRAHVKSLIAGYKAPRSVQFVDSLPTSATGKTLKAELRRTALAAAG comes from the coding sequence ATGTATTTGACTCAGTTCCTCCACCGAGCCTTGCAGCAGAGCCCGGACAGTTCGATGACGGTGTTCGAGAACAGGATTCATTCAGTCCGCGAAGGTATCGATCGCGTTGCGCGGCTTGCCGCGGGGCTACGCGGACTCGGAGTCCGATCCGGCGATCGCGTTGCCGTCCTCGCCTTGAATTCCGACCGCACTCACGAGTTGTTTCTGGCGTGCTGGTGGATTGGCGCCGTACCCAACCCGGTCAACGTCCGCTGGAGTGCCGCGGAAATCTCGTACGCACTCGCAGATGCCGAGCCGGTCGCCATGATGATCGACCAAAATTTCCTGGAAATCGTCGCAGGACTCGATGATCTACCGACGCTGGTCTACAGCGGAACCGGTGCGATCCCGCCGCGAATGACGGCCTACGAATCATTGATCGAGAAGTCCGAACCCGTCCCCGACACCCGAACCGGTGACGACGCCCTGGCGCTGCTGCTCTATACCGGCGGCACCACCGGCTTCCCCAAGGGCGTGATGATCAGTCATCGTTCGTTGATGACGTCGACGCTGGGCAATCTGGCATCCGGCCGGACAGTCGTCAACGGCAGTTCCAACCTCAATACAAACCCGATGTTCCATCTAGCCGGAATAGTCGGCTGGATGACTCAGAACGTCCTCGGTGGAACGCAGGTCTTCTTGCCCACCTTCACGCCGGACTCGTTTCTGCGGGCCGTCGACACCTATCGTCCCAGCGTCGTGGCATTGGTCCCGACCATGCTGCAAATGCTGGTATCACAGAAGGACACAAGCGATTACGACCTCTCGAGTGTGCAGATAGTGCGATACGGAGCCTCCCCCATATCGCCCAGCCTCCTCGAACGCGCTATGGCGTTGTTTCCGGGAAGCGGGTTCAGTCAGGGATACGGCATGACCGAGACGGCGCACATCTCGATGTTGGGGACGCAGGAACACACGACGGGCGGCGACCTCCTCCGCTCAGCCGGAAGAGCGCTCCCCCACTGTGAGATTCGCATAGTCGATCAGGACGGCGCAGAAGTCGCTCCCGGCCAGATCGGCGAAGTCGCCACGCGTGGCGATCACGTCATGCTGGGCTACTGGAAACGACCGGCCGAGACCGACGAGGTCCTGCGCGACGGTTGGATGCACACCGGCGACGCCGGCTACCTCGACGAGCGCGGCTATCTGTTCATCGTCGACCGGATCAAGGACATGATCGTGACGGGTGGTGAGAACGTCTATTCGACTGAGGTCGAGAACGCATTGGCAAAACATGCGGACGTCGCCACCTGCTCGGTAATCGGCGTCCCTGATCCGGAGTGGGGCGAGCGCGTGCATGCGTTTGTGGTGCTACAGCCCGGCACCGAGACCACGGCCGAGACATTGCGCGCCCATGTGAAATCGCTGATCGCCGGGTACAAGGCACCTCGCTCGGTGCAGTTCGTGGATTCACTCCCGACCTCGGCTACCGGGAAGACCCTCAAGGCGGAGCTACGTCGAACTGCCCTGGCCGCGGCCGGCTGA
- a CDS encoding HNH endonuclease signature motif containing protein — translation MLESGVGSYGPSAPLTGAESDCALIDLISELHSCEAKLVERKLAAIAEFFTRRSAEHTASGTWSSTAHELAESEIGAVLTMGRAAAGKLIGLGFALKTRLHRTREAMARGELDVYRVGLIDSATANVSDDLIDEVERLVLEQVLAPAVDGGTGLTGRRLTGVIDRIVARVDPEGMRERRRRALADRFIGVSAMEDGMARIVGSIPAEQARLFDGRLRELALSVCRDDSRTYEQRRADALGALLDGSAVLPCDCGRVDCPQDRGGLAVVRRPLVVVVMSESTFNNSVDGGDEPAHLDGYGVISAEHAREIAKGAIVKKVRVPAEPVSESLPASALVYRPGAALDTWLRAAAGSCQWLHCDVPAWNCDLDHLVPFDHADPARGGKTTASNLSAYCRNHHRLKHSGRWLHTPNLDRTVSLVSPTGHCYRTRAAGLLAGATDPVLPEGGPRRRTKLENKAARVRGERRRRRALMDVRAQKLARRERRLEVRRRTQLLQRLMRVRATASGRKYVVRPRKPVDYGDDPPPF, via the coding sequence ATGTTGGAGTCGGGGGTGGGAAGTTACGGTCCGTCAGCACCGCTGACCGGGGCCGAATCCGATTGCGCCCTCATCGATCTCATCTCCGAACTGCATTCGTGTGAAGCGAAGTTGGTGGAGCGCAAACTTGCTGCGATTGCCGAGTTCTTCACCCGCCGTAGTGCCGAGCACACGGCCTCCGGAACGTGGTCGTCCACGGCGCACGAGTTGGCGGAATCGGAGATCGGGGCGGTGTTGACGATGGGCCGCGCAGCGGCCGGGAAACTCATCGGCCTGGGTTTCGCGTTGAAGACCCGCCTGCACCGTACCCGGGAGGCGATGGCGCGCGGAGAACTGGATGTCTACCGGGTCGGGTTGATCGACTCCGCCACTGCGAATGTGTCGGATGATTTGATCGACGAGGTGGAACGCCTTGTCCTGGAACAGGTGTTGGCTCCAGCCGTGGATGGTGGGACGGGGTTGACGGGTCGCCGGTTGACGGGCGTGATCGATCGGATTGTGGCGCGGGTGGACCCGGAAGGGATGCGGGAGCGCCGACGTCGTGCGTTGGCGGACCGGTTCATCGGGGTCAGTGCCATGGAGGACGGGATGGCCCGGATCGTGGGCAGTATTCCGGCGGAGCAGGCCCGACTGTTCGACGGTCGGTTGCGGGAGTTGGCTCTGTCGGTGTGCCGGGATGATTCGCGGACGTATGAGCAGCGGCGGGCGGATGCGTTGGGCGCTCTGTTGGATGGTTCGGCGGTGTTGCCGTGTGATTGTGGCCGGGTGGATTGTCCGCAGGACCGTGGTGGGTTGGCGGTGGTGCGTCGGCCGTTGGTGGTTGTGGTGATGTCGGAGTCGACGTTCAATAACAGCGTCGATGGTGGTGACGAGCCGGCGCATCTGGACGGGTACGGGGTGATCAGCGCCGAGCACGCCCGGGAGATCGCGAAGGGTGCGATCGTCAAGAAGGTGCGGGTGCCGGCGGAGCCAGTTTCGGAATCACTGCCGGCGTCGGCGTTGGTCTACCGCCCCGGTGCGGCATTGGATACGTGGCTGCGGGCGGCGGCGGGGAGTTGTCAGTGGTTGCACTGCGACGTTCCGGCGTGGAATTGCGATCTCGATCATCTGGTGCCGTTCGATCACGCCGATCCCGCCAGAGGTGGGAAGACGACCGCGTCGAATTTGTCGGCGTATTGCCGTAATCATCATCGGCTCAAGCATTCCGGCCGGTGGTTGCACACCCCGAACCTGGATCGCACGGTCAGCCTGGTTTCTCCGACGGGGCATTGTTACCGGACCCGGGCGGCGGGGCTGCTGGCGGGAGCAACCGATCCGGTCCTGCCGGAGGGCGGGCCACGAAGGCGCACCAAACTCGAGAACAAGGCTGCCCGGGTTCGGGGTGAACGCCGGCGGCGGCGTGCGCTGATGGATGTTCGGGCGCAGAAGTTGGCGCGGCGGGAGCGGCGGCTGGAAGTTCGGCGGCGGACTCAGTTGTTGCAGCGGTTGATGCGGGTGCGGGCAACAGCGTCGGGACGTAAGTACGTGGTTCGTCCGCGGAAGCCGGTGGATTACGGGGATGATCCACCACCGTTCTGA
- a CDS encoding MFS transporter produces the protein MNRTRAKLGEAGESRTVAWGMTSVLVAMYVINFADKAVLGIIAQPLAKELGLSASDIGLAGSAFFLMLSLGGLLSGALDKWLGLRWALVLLVVLWSVAMLPLMLSASFVTLLVSRMILGFAEGPNSPLLFSAAYSWHAPARRGLPGAILTCSASIAKIAIAPILAYVAITWGWRSALVALAISGLLWAVLWLAVWKEGPYGSSAHTAHGDGADSDAVAAPVNDAEPAVPWMNIFRTRTFIGGVLLIAAAYALAAVVLTWLPSYFELGLGYTRLQAGSMFSIPSLIGLVIMLSTTWFSDRLITRGVSLRAARVIFPAVGMLIGGSLLVILPYISTPVLAVLFVSAGYAICTPVLPLLNACVSELCPPKQLSGVLGVFLSLMAFGGFIAPYMMGRIVDAAGKGGDGYAMAFQILGVVALIVAVIGILIIDPARDKRLVRPDAPVIAVR, from the coding sequence GTGAATCGAACTCGGGCCAAGCTCGGAGAAGCGGGTGAATCCCGAACCGTAGCCTGGGGAATGACCAGTGTTCTGGTTGCGATGTACGTCATCAACTTTGCTGACAAGGCCGTGCTCGGCATCATCGCCCAGCCGCTCGCCAAGGAACTCGGTCTCTCCGCTTCCGACATCGGTCTCGCCGGCAGTGCCTTCTTCTTGATGCTCTCCCTCGGCGGACTGCTCTCCGGTGCTCTGGACAAGTGGCTCGGACTGCGGTGGGCGCTCGTCCTGCTCGTCGTCCTGTGGTCCGTAGCGATGCTGCCGCTGATGCTCTCGGCGAGCTTCGTGACCTTGCTGGTGAGCCGGATGATCCTCGGATTCGCCGAAGGCCCCAACTCGCCGCTGTTGTTCTCGGCTGCCTATTCCTGGCATGCGCCGGCACGGCGCGGCCTGCCCGGTGCAATCCTGACGTGCTCCGCATCGATCGCCAAGATCGCGATCGCTCCCATCCTCGCGTACGTAGCCATCACCTGGGGCTGGCGTTCTGCGCTGGTGGCACTGGCCATCTCGGGGCTTCTGTGGGCGGTGTTGTGGCTGGCCGTGTGGAAGGAAGGCCCGTACGGCAGTTCCGCGCACACTGCTCACGGGGATGGGGCGGACTCGGATGCAGTTGCAGCACCTGTCAATGATGCGGAGCCTGCCGTGCCGTGGATGAACATCTTCCGCACCCGCACATTTATCGGCGGAGTCCTGCTCATTGCCGCGGCGTATGCATTGGCGGCTGTAGTCCTCACTTGGCTGCCGTCGTACTTCGAGCTGGGCCTCGGCTATACCCGACTGCAAGCGGGATCGATGTTCTCCATCCCCAGTCTGATCGGCCTCGTGATCATGCTGAGCACCACGTGGTTCAGTGACCGCCTCATCACCCGTGGCGTAAGTTTGCGGGCCGCCCGAGTGATCTTTCCGGCCGTAGGAATGCTGATCGGCGGATCTCTCCTCGTCATCCTGCCGTATATCTCTACGCCGGTGCTGGCTGTGCTCTTCGTGTCTGCCGGCTACGCCATCTGCACGCCGGTGCTACCGCTGCTCAACGCCTGTGTTTCCGAATTGTGCCCGCCCAAGCAGCTTTCCGGAGTTCTCGGGGTCTTCCTGTCACTGATGGCGTTTGGTGGTTTCATTGCGCCCTACATGATGGGTCGCATTGTCGATGCGGCCGGTAAGGGTGGTGACGGCTACGCAATGGCCTTCCAAATCCTCGGGGTTGTCGCTCTCATCGTGGCCGTCATCGGCATCCTCATCATCGACCCCGCTCGAGACAAGAGGCTGGTGCGCCCGGACGCTCCCGTCATCGCCGTACGATAG
- a CDS encoding thiolase family protein: protein MNDAVIVDAVRTPIGKRNGGLSGIHPVDLSAHVLRSLAERNDFDPATIDDVLWGVVSQVGEQAGGVGRYAVLAAGWPESVTGVTVERACGSSQQALHFAAAGVIAGHYDIAIAGGVESMSRVPMGSARNATGSGTPFGPAVRERYNHVEFNQGLGAEMIAEQYNLSRSQLDQHALDSHERAARAADEGRFDAQIAPVKAVTEDGSARLVDADEGIRRGSSLERLGALPTPFKEDGRITAGNSSQISDGAAGLLVTTSDIAARRGWTPLARVHSVALAGVDPVTMATGPIPATAKVLARAGLSINDIGAFEINEAFASVTLSWLQETGADYERLNPNGGAMALGHPLGGSGARLTTTLVHHMRDNGIRYGLQSMCEAGGQANATIFELI, encoded by the coding sequence ATGAACGACGCCGTCATCGTCGACGCAGTACGCACACCGATCGGAAAGCGAAACGGTGGTCTCTCCGGAATCCATCCCGTCGATCTATCGGCGCACGTACTCCGCTCGCTCGCCGAGCGAAACGACTTCGACCCCGCCACCATCGACGACGTCCTGTGGGGTGTTGTCAGTCAGGTCGGCGAACAGGCCGGTGGTGTCGGCCGATATGCAGTACTCGCCGCCGGTTGGCCCGAGTCGGTCACCGGAGTGACCGTCGAGCGTGCCTGCGGTTCTTCGCAACAGGCACTGCACTTCGCGGCTGCCGGCGTGATCGCCGGTCACTACGACATCGCTATCGCCGGCGGCGTGGAATCGATGAGCCGCGTCCCGATGGGTTCGGCACGCAATGCAACCGGGAGCGGCACACCGTTCGGCCCGGCAGTTCGCGAGCGCTACAACCATGTGGAGTTCAACCAGGGCCTCGGTGCCGAGATGATCGCGGAGCAGTACAACCTCTCTCGCTCCCAGTTGGACCAGCATGCGCTCGACTCGCACGAGCGCGCTGCCCGCGCCGCCGACGAGGGCCGTTTCGACGCCCAGATCGCACCGGTGAAGGCAGTGACCGAGGACGGTTCGGCGCGCCTTGTCGATGCCGACGAGGGCATCCGACGTGGATCGTCCCTGGAACGACTCGGCGCACTACCCACACCGTTCAAGGAAGATGGCCGCATCACGGCCGGCAACTCGTCGCAGATTTCCGACGGAGCTGCCGGACTGCTCGTCACCACCAGCGATATTGCCGCCCGACGTGGATGGACGCCTCTCGCCCGCGTCCATTCCGTCGCCCTGGCCGGCGTCGATCCGGTGACGATGGCTACCGGCCCGATTCCCGCTACTGCGAAGGTCCTTGCTCGCGCGGGTCTTTCGATCAACGACATCGGTGCGTTCGAGATCAACGAAGCATTCGCGTCGGTGACTTTGTCCTGGCTGCAGGAAACCGGCGCCGATTACGAGAGGTTGAACCCGAACGGCGGCGCCATGGCGCTCGGACATCCGTTGGGCGGATCCGGCGCGCGTTTGACGACGACGCTCGTACATCACATGCGTGACAACGGCATTCGCTACGGATTGCAGTCGATGTGCGAGGCCGGCGGACAGGCCAACGCCACTATCTTCGAATTGATCTGA
- a CDS encoding class I adenylate-forming enzyme family protein: MTLAWPTDMPRTLDYPDTGIDTILAGAARAYPDRIALQDGDLALTFAELHDRAQRVAGGLRTLGVQPGDVVALHMPNNLWFVVAYYGTLCAGAAVAPVNPTLPPAVLRDQLVDVQARVVISHPNFVKVVHAAEADCVHSVVCVEETQTAPASEGVELAEDVVPFSELLQSDPLTDYRPDPQLVAHLQLTGGTTGRSKAVRVLQRNLVSNVIQMACWRSGVAVEHDDLGGIRMSASKSDFPHALVPGAGVNIAVAPLFHGLGLVGQNVSTLLGATVHFTGRFDPDTMLADIERLGVTNLTGSPAMYYALLASPAINQYDLSSVIAINSGAAPFDTTSLATLRARFGNASVSEAYGLSEATMGVTGAPMGSAIPTPADSVGVAIFDTELEIRDGDGKPLPTGDVGELWVRGPQITDGYQGEPELTAVQFRDGWLATGDMARLDEHGHVFLVGRSKDMIIYKGYNVYPQPLEEILCSHPAVVQAAVVGRPSPQAGEIVTAFVVLNPEVQAAGGLDAVLETEISDYVAAKVAPYQKIRSIHAVESLPLTATGKVLKSELRRQLR, encoded by the coding sequence ATGACGCTCGCCTGGCCGACCGATATGCCTCGCACTCTCGACTACCCGGACACGGGGATCGACACCATCCTCGCGGGAGCTGCTCGCGCCTACCCTGATCGAATTGCGCTGCAAGACGGCGATCTTGCACTTACTTTTGCCGAGTTGCATGACCGTGCCCAGCGAGTGGCCGGCGGGTTACGCACGCTGGGAGTTCAACCGGGTGATGTAGTCGCGCTCCACATGCCCAACAATCTCTGGTTTGTGGTGGCGTACTACGGAACACTGTGCGCCGGAGCTGCTGTTGCGCCGGTCAATCCAACTCTGCCGCCGGCAGTGCTCCGAGATCAGCTTGTCGATGTGCAAGCGCGAGTGGTGATTTCGCATCCGAATTTTGTGAAGGTCGTGCACGCAGCTGAAGCTGACTGTGTCCATTCCGTAGTCTGTGTAGAGGAGACACAGACTGCTCCCGCGTCGGAAGGTGTCGAACTCGCTGAGGACGTAGTGCCATTCAGTGAACTGCTGCAGAGCGATCCACTGACCGACTACAGGCCGGATCCGCAACTTGTCGCGCACCTCCAATTGACCGGTGGAACGACGGGACGTTCCAAGGCGGTGCGAGTACTGCAACGGAATCTGGTGTCCAACGTGATTCAGATGGCATGCTGGAGGTCCGGGGTTGCTGTCGAGCACGACGACCTCGGCGGCATACGGATGAGCGCGTCCAAGAGCGACTTCCCCCATGCCTTGGTGCCGGGTGCCGGTGTGAATATCGCTGTGGCACCGCTCTTTCACGGACTAGGGCTGGTCGGGCAGAACGTCAGCACACTGCTCGGTGCAACCGTTCATTTTACCGGCCGATTTGATCCGGACACGATGTTGGCCGACATCGAGCGGTTGGGAGTCACCAACCTGACCGGTTCACCGGCGATGTACTACGCGCTGCTGGCAAGTCCGGCGATCAACCAGTACGACCTGTCATCGGTCATTGCGATCAATTCCGGTGCAGCGCCATTCGATACGACATCCCTCGCAACATTGCGCGCACGGTTCGGCAATGCCTCGGTGAGTGAGGCCTACGGGCTCAGTGAGGCCACCATGGGCGTGACCGGCGCCCCGATGGGTAGTGCGATCCCTACTCCAGCGGACAGTGTGGGAGTCGCGATCTTCGATACCGAATTGGAAATCCGTGACGGGGACGGGAAACCTCTCCCCACCGGTGATGTCGGTGAATTGTGGGTGCGTGGTCCGCAAATCACCGACGGCTACCAAGGGGAGCCGGAACTTACGGCCGTACAGTTCCGAGACGGCTGGCTCGCAACCGGGGACATGGCCAGGCTGGACGAACACGGTCATGTATTCCTTGTCGGACGATCGAAGGACATGATCATCTACAAGGGGTACAACGTGTATCCCCAACCGTTGGAAGAGATTCTGTGTTCGCACCCGGCCGTGGTGCAGGCCGCAGTTGTCGGAAGACCTTCACCGCAGGCCGGCGAGATCGTGACAGCATTTGTAGTCTTGAACCCGGAGGTCCAGGCTGCCGGTGGGTTGGATGCAGTACTCGAAACGGAGATCTCCGACTACGTCGCCGCGAAGGTAGCGCCCTATCAGAAGATCCGGTCTATACACGCGGTGGAGTCATTGCCGCTCACGGCGACGGGCAAGGTTCTCAAGAGTGAATTGCGTAGGCAATTGCGTTAG